In the genome of Fusarium poae strain DAOMC 252244 chromosome 1, whole genome shotgun sequence, the window GtcaggaaaaagaaaatatacgAGTTGTTTTGAGTAGAGAGACTGCAGCTAAGTGGGTGGCCTCTTgatattaagttttaatcTATCcagagcaagagcaagagTATGTATTCCTTTTTGTATGGGTTACAATGTCAAGGTCATTGTGGGGGCAATTTTGTACAACCCTGTTCACCTTGCGGAAGCCGATATGCGAATCGTGGCAATAACCGATGCTATATTAAGACCCAGATATGGCCTCACTATGATTCTAATCTCGCAGTAGTTAGAGACATCGAGGTAAGTCATCAATGCGATCTAAATGCAAAGAATTACTGTTGGTGGGTGAGGAACCGAGACAATTGAGTTGGCTGCAAGACATGGGAGTCCCCTGCACATCAGCCCCTGCATCCAACGGTCGACTACTCCATATTCAATGTGACCTCGTTTTTCATCTGCGTCTCTGAGCAAATTAAAAACGGCGCCGGTTCGTCAGAAAAGTGAGATGTCATATAGGAGGCCACCAGCGGCGAGTTTTGCGAATTGTTTGCTTCATAATCGGCCCATTATCTAGTCTCGCTGTCTCGGAACTCATCGAGAAAGCGAGACAGAACATGATGTATGCATTCTTTGCGTTGTGAGATCGAGTTGGTGGCTTTGATCAGAAAATAATGCCAAGAGCTTTATTCACTTCTTTTGGATGGGTAAGTGGCCAATGCTGGGAGATGTATCACTTTTCAACATTTGTCAGATGACTAGTAGCCGTGTCTGGACTGAACTCCAGGTAATAGTCTAGTCTATTCGCTTACTTCACCTCGGTAGTGCTTACTTACTCTCTATATTACAATCGCTGGCTTATTCGAGATGTcaaaaaaaacaaaataaAAAGGTCGTCCTGTCAATTTAACGTGAAACATGGCGTCGTCCGGTTATCGACGCCAAGAACCACTCCAACGGGAGGAACGGGACGGTAACATGCACTGGGCAGGCAACTGTAAATAGATAAATTCAGATAGCCAACCTCAATCATGAAAAAGGGCTCACATCTCCACGGTTGTCCACGTCCGGAGATAGGCTTCCTGAGATGGTTAGTTGCCCGCCGGGGAACAAATTAGCTCTTACTGGGGACTAAGAGGCGAAATCCATTAAATCCTTTCAAGTGGTAAATATGAGCTGTAGAATAAAAATGCTACTTGCCATGTTTGTACCAATAGAGCCGAAACTGACGAGATCTGCATAATGCGAGTGAGCAAACCGTGGACAGTGGGATCCTCTGATTCGTTACAGACCTTGACCAGAATAtggaaaaagcaaaaaagaCGATGTAACGGCAACTTGTCTCTTCTCTCACTTGTCGCTTCTGTAGGCGAGTTTGCCTCGTTTGCCCACTGTTTGTATTTCTGCGTAGTGCTATTGGACTTTGCCTCTTGTATGCAGTTAGCAAACGACACTTTGTAGCTGAGAATTGACGGGAGTTTGCTTCGCCTAGGCGGACGGGTGCTGGAACCAATACCCGCGAGACCAATGAGTTATCACATGCTTCCAACTTGGCAAACAAGAGACTGATGTTGCAGATGTGATTGTTTTGAGGCCATTCGTAAATGTCAGTGGAATTGCATCAATAGAGACTTCAGCCACTGAGGTAACTCTTACTCGATGCAAGAGCCCGGCCTTTGCCACTCATGTACATTATTCGTTTCTTTGTTCGTTCCTTTAATATACCACTAATGCGATTGGTGCTGTACGTGATACCATGCCACAGACAATATTGCTTTTCTCTGCGGGTTCCTCCATGTTGCAGACCTCAGCCCAGGACCCAACAAGAtttctattattattatctatcaTAATGCCTCCTGTTCCGTCTGCTATATGAAGAGTTTAATAGTGCTCCAAGTGCCGCCAGGCCGGAAGCCACAATCTGCACGCTCACCGTCAATATGTCTGCACCACAACCAGTCCCAGACGCTCCGCTCTTCGGGGCAGCCCGTACTGTTGACCGCCAGGGACTCGTCGTCATTATATGGGTATGCTTTACTGTCGCTACACTTTTCGTCTCACTACGACTTTACGTCCGATGGAACCAGAACAGACGATTCTTGGCAGATGACTGCTGGATCTTCTTCGCATGGTTGTGTACCTTGACCATGGCCATATTGCAGACTGAGCAGATGGAAGCTCTGTGGTACATGACTCACCTCCAAGCCGGCCGCATCGCATACGAACCGGAAGAGATGCTATCGCAACGCAGCCAGTTGGCGAAATGGCAATTCCCAATTATCAAGATGTTTTGGATCATTCTTTGGTCCGTTAAAGCAAGTTTCTTGGCCATCTTCTGGCGACTGGTACAACCTTTCGTCATCATTCGACGCTTGTGGTACTTCGTCTGCTTCTTTACCGCCTCGGTACTGGTTGTTTGTGTGATTTGCAGTGTATTTACGTGCAATACACCATCCGATTATTTCTACGGCAAGTACACCTCTCTCCTTGGGACTTATATCATCGAACTTGCTCTGACCAACATTGCTTAGGATCTTGCGATTCACCGAAAGAACAATGGCGACAAAACTTCAATGTCATTTTCTCCACCACGGTCGACATTACCTCGGACCTCATGATCA includes:
- a CDS encoding hypothetical protein (TransMembrane:4 (o23-45i57-75o113-133i145-167o)) — translated: MSAPQPVPDAPLFGAARTVDRQGLVVIIWVCFTVATLFVSLRLYVRWNQNRRFLADDCWIFFAWLCTLTMAILQTEQMEALWYMTHLQAGRIAYEPEEMLSQRSQLAKWQFPIIKMFWIILWSVKASFLAIFWRLVQPFVIIRRLWYFVCFFTASVLVVCVICSVFTCNTPSDYFYGKYTSLLGTYIIELALTNIA